One genomic region from Rothia dentocariosa ATCC 17931 encodes:
- a CDS encoding ABC transporter permease, whose product MISSLLSLIYANLRASWRKYILTGLGIAVAAFFLSAVLLLNTIISATYVAHYGNQVRNSDAVVATNISGQAKENSSGALSVEEVEDIRNSPQVAGIREDSVVSAMYHDAPGDPVPYAISQAPTDPDLFPYQIQGRMPQNDHEILLPESLRESLHLNIGDKFHGIDPVATIKLPTPTSITNFEGGTLSLEDSLPTKEYTITGTFRSPDLGSEDSITIFAGGTMLTTVSKIAHREHKTNIVHDAHIVAVKLREGVSVEDFKREFTAHHDDHGYVVPAHEYAHKLEPDIGFANDLLTAALLGLAALALMVSAFVITNTFSVLLSQRTRELALLRTLGASRPNLLTIVLAESTVLGVLAASLGITLAYALWAVITSWAAHTLVFTFSLVPLGVTLPVCVAVTWIAALKPAYAASKVSPVQGLRDGVVQQVSTYGKRQGVIALLLLVAGIVAYAVFISKSSEHVPDGMEGTHSVQVLIVGIIADALLCFAILTAAHKILSPLVKFWSSLIARTLTGSIACKNALRSPARMVSTGRALLVGMMLIAMVLTGYVTLKASVTSFIQQTDHPAAVLTFNGSKDTEGNSSTARNSQNSESTAERYMHQAQDAQRRVQELPSVQSEAFVQYAGNLTCDDDSHTLTTSDGPVNEAGSNPSAAAGTPDHTDLPAAYAVSPQDIDIVLPGTSETILQGDVVVLPRSEQHALQGHKPPSFTLHGPRGDLRLTAVYSQTDDHTPYISRETAANVQDLDHPQLLEGSSSTGESYVVVRAKQGLSSDESTELRNDLTDISRTTHGLYLAGILEMRAAVEISLIVIMYTILAIIALMVLISVLGVSNTLVLSAHERSRENALLRTLGLSRQQLRSVIMIEAILITLSALLVALIGGTLAGFILTRAITPHSIEIIYRIPLTEYCIAFFGALGIAVLASWVPSVRASKISPVQALRDD is encoded by the coding sequence ATGATCTCCTCTCTGCTCTCGCTGATATATGCAAATCTGCGCGCATCTTGGCGTAAATATATTTTGACGGGACTGGGCATTGCGGTTGCAGCTTTTTTCCTGAGTGCCGTGCTTCTTCTCAATACAATCATTTCCGCCACATATGTGGCGCACTACGGCAATCAGGTACGTAACAGCGATGCGGTTGTTGCTACCAACATCTCGGGGCAAGCCAAGGAGAACTCGTCAGGCGCTCTTTCGGTTGAGGAAGTTGAAGATATCCGTAATAGCCCCCAGGTGGCTGGTATCCGGGAAGACTCGGTAGTTTCAGCCATGTATCATGACGCGCCGGGCGACCCTGTGCCCTATGCGATTTCTCAAGCTCCCACTGACCCGGATTTGTTTCCTTATCAGATACAGGGGCGAATGCCACAGAATGATCATGAAATTCTGCTCCCAGAGTCGCTTCGTGAGTCTTTGCATCTCAACATAGGCGATAAATTTCACGGCATTGACCCGGTCGCAACAATAAAGCTGCCCACTCCCACGTCCATTACAAATTTTGAGGGCGGCACACTATCTTTAGAAGATTCTTTGCCCACCAAGGAATATACGATCACTGGTACTTTCCGCTCTCCGGACCTGGGGTCTGAAGATTCAATAACAATTTTTGCCGGTGGCACTATGCTGACAACGGTATCGAAAATTGCTCATCGCGAGCATAAAACAAATATTGTTCATGATGCGCATATAGTTGCGGTCAAGCTCCGTGAGGGTGTTTCGGTTGAAGATTTTAAGCGGGAATTTACCGCGCACCACGACGATCATGGGTATGTAGTGCCAGCGCATGAATATGCCCACAAATTAGAACCGGACATAGGTTTTGCCAATGATCTGCTCACCGCAGCCCTTTTAGGTCTGGCAGCATTAGCCCTCATGGTCTCTGCTTTTGTTATCACCAATACATTTAGCGTGTTGCTTTCTCAGCGCACCCGCGAGCTCGCTCTGCTGCGTACTTTAGGAGCCAGCCGCCCCAATCTTCTCACTATAGTGCTGGCAGAATCTACGGTTTTGGGAGTTCTCGCAGCTTCTTTAGGTATTACACTTGCCTACGCTCTTTGGGCGGTTATCACGTCGTGGGCCGCTCATACATTGGTTTTCACTTTTTCCCTGGTCCCTTTGGGAGTTACTCTGCCAGTGTGTGTTGCCGTCACCTGGATCGCCGCTCTTAAACCCGCCTATGCAGCATCAAAAGTATCGCCTGTGCAAGGGCTTCGTGATGGCGTAGTACAGCAGGTTTCTACCTACGGTAAGCGTCAGGGGGTTATCGCTCTGTTATTGCTTGTGGCGGGTATTGTGGCGTATGCAGTCTTCATAAGTAAATCCTCTGAGCACGTGCCTGATGGCATGGAGGGCACCCATAGCGTTCAAGTGCTTATTGTGGGTATTATTGCTGATGCTCTCTTATGCTTTGCTATTTTGACGGCAGCCCATAAAATACTTTCACCGCTCGTGAAGTTCTGGTCCTCTCTGATAGCGCGTACCCTAACGGGGTCTATCGCGTGTAAAAATGCGCTGCGTTCTCCGGCACGTATGGTGTCGACCGGGCGAGCCCTCCTCGTAGGAATGATGCTTATAGCTATGGTGCTTACAGGTTATGTGACCCTTAAGGCATCTGTCACAAGCTTTATACAGCAGACAGACCATCCGGCAGCGGTTCTAACGTTTAATGGCTCCAAGGATACGGAGGGTAACTCCTCTACTGCACGCAATTCTCAGAATTCTGAATCCACTGCAGAACGGTATATGCACCAGGCACAGGATGCGCAGCGCAGGGTCCAAGAACTGCCGTCCGTACAGTCTGAAGCGTTTGTACAATATGCGGGAAACCTCACCTGCGATGATGATTCTCATACTCTCACAACTTCAGATGGGCCGGTGAATGAAGCAGGCAGTAATCCCAGCGCTGCAGCTGGCACTCCTGACCATACTGATCTTCCCGCTGCCTATGCGGTTTCACCCCAGGATATTGACATAGTATTGCCTGGTACCTCCGAAACGATATTGCAGGGTGATGTGGTGGTTCTGCCTCGCTCAGAACAACATGCCTTGCAAGGGCATAAGCCACCTAGTTTTACACTTCATGGACCGCGTGGAGACCTACGACTTACTGCGGTGTACTCACAAACTGATGACCATACCCCCTATATCTCACGTGAGACCGCCGCCAATGTACAGGATCTTGATCATCCCCAGCTTCTTGAAGGTTCTTCTTCCACTGGAGAGTCCTATGTGGTAGTGCGCGCCAAACAGGGATTGAGTTCTGATGAAAGTACAGAATTACGGAATGATCTAACGGATATTTCCCGTACAACACACGGGTTATATCTCGCGGGCATTCTAGAGATGCGCGCTGCTGTCGAAATTTCCCTTATCGTTATCATGTATACCATTCTGGCTATTATCGCTCTTATGGTACTGATTTCGGTGTTAGGGGTAAGTAATACTTTGGTGCTCTCAGCCCATGAACGAAGCCGCGAAAACGCACTCCTCCGCACTCTGGGGCTTTCGCGTCAGCAGTTACGTTCAGTCATTATGATTGAAGCTATTCTTATCACGCTCTCAGCGCTGCTGGTTGCTCTCATCGGCGGCACGCTTGCCGGGTTTATCCTGACACGCGCTATCACGCCACATAGCATTGAGATCATCTACCGAATTCCCCTGACGGAATACTGTATAGCCTTCTTCGGCGCTTTAGGGATTGCTGTCTTAGCTTCGTGGGTTCCCTCCGTACGCGCTTCAAAAATCTCACCGGTTCAGGCGCTTCGAGACGATTAA
- a CDS encoding ABC transporter permease: MATTLNTVGRANLRASKGKYILTGIGIAISSFFIAAVIVLVSSLQGTLNASVNGILSKADNVVVSSYARDNSNTEANIYLDEESIKNIQNDDSVDQSWIVYQGRGKFGPDKTQVSYTQAPNSADLFPFDFEGKLPTSDTELMISKDFAQKHNLQLNSKVSSPDIVASISDPNTGTTREYTITGIFDVGFSGSDTNNAMFIGGTSYGEAANKVLKNAGGASSANYAVPGASMAYVKFKGTDDAAARAELQKKLNTGDKKTEPSVMSGPEYMEVVKKQLSTMFTFLGVILGAFAALALLVSSFVISNTFAVLVGQRIRELALLRTLGAQGSSLVRMLVVESLVVGVIFSTIGAVLVYPIAALLSALSNNSFMVSYDPMAFVVGVVLCTLVTVIASLAPARTALKISPISAMGETTAQAVKKPNIAGLIAGLIIGAGGGALMILAFNTITQNNDSSNAGTSVLLVMIAALLLGIAVFMLTPWLLLPLVRVLGSVFRNQTGKLAVANALRSPKRTVSTGRAVLVGALVVTAVLTGYSIMTSTVANAMDKLYPISAAATYGTGPTAGSESVNKARSVADKVRGLENVDSVAVASAAGTVDFTVPPKDGGEAQNRTENLVALSHDDLTKVIPTEGSHQLEDDTVLVSAALYDNAHFNDSTRLKARGPLGTVELKPIKSTSSNMSLYIVNPTTGTKLQNASDPTPLLDSSQAPENAQVPAEATPDAGEQSSAASSTSGATGAQTMVLVHAKSPLSSSANSTLQEQLTKANDGNEFTGGLQGRQQFDQIMMIMLIFTLVLLALAVVISIIGVANTMTLSVNERRRENAMLRSLGLSRKQLRRMISAEAILITLGAVILGILAGVGIGIAAAKVVIAGTSSSTEVVIDLPYLGLFFVLLVGLVSAFVASILPAARSARLSPVEGMRG, encoded by the coding sequence TTGGCTACAACGCTTAATACGGTGGGGCGCGCTAATTTACGCGCGTCTAAAGGAAAATATATTCTTACTGGAATCGGTATCGCAATTTCTTCATTTTTTATTGCTGCCGTTATTGTATTAGTCAGCTCTTTGCAGGGAACTCTAAATGCATCGGTAAATGGCATTCTTTCCAAAGCAGATAACGTTGTTGTCTCTTCCTATGCGCGCGATAACTCTAACACTGAAGCAAATATCTATCTGGATGAAGAGAGCATCAAAAATATTCAGAATGATGATTCAGTCGATCAGTCGTGGATTGTCTACCAGGGCCGGGGTAAGTTTGGTCCCGATAAAACTCAAGTTTCTTATACCCAAGCGCCTAACAGTGCAGATCTTTTTCCCTTCGACTTTGAAGGTAAATTGCCGACCTCAGACACCGAGCTGATGATCTCGAAAGATTTTGCACAAAAGCATAATCTTCAACTTAATTCTAAGGTCAGTTCCCCCGATATAGTCGCGTCGATCTCTGACCCAAATACAGGAACTACGCGCGAGTACACCATCACCGGTATTTTTGATGTCGGATTCTCAGGCTCCGATACGAATAACGCTATGTTTATTGGCGGAACTTCCTATGGGGAGGCAGCTAACAAGGTACTCAAAAATGCTGGGGGTGCTTCTTCTGCAAACTACGCCGTTCCCGGTGCCAGCATGGCATACGTCAAGTTCAAAGGAACGGACGACGCTGCTGCTCGCGCAGAGCTGCAGAAGAAACTCAACACGGGTGACAAAAAAACTGAGCCTTCTGTTATGTCCGGTCCTGAGTACATGGAGGTTGTGAAGAAACAGCTCTCCACGATGTTCACATTCCTCGGTGTCATCTTAGGCGCCTTTGCCGCACTAGCGCTGCTGGTTTCTTCGTTCGTCATTTCGAACACCTTCGCGGTGCTGGTGGGACAGCGCATCCGCGAGCTGGCGTTGTTACGTACTCTAGGGGCACAGGGCTCGTCCTTGGTACGTATGCTTGTGGTTGAATCGCTTGTTGTGGGCGTCATCTTCTCCACTATCGGCGCGGTTCTCGTGTATCCGATCGCGGCATTGCTGAGTGCGCTATCCAATAATAGTTTCATGGTTTCTTACGATCCGATGGCTTTTGTTGTCGGTGTTGTACTGTGCACCTTGGTCACGGTTATTGCCTCGCTCGCTCCAGCACGTACCGCTTTGAAGATTTCTCCCATCAGCGCGATGGGCGAAACTACGGCTCAGGCGGTCAAGAAGCCGAACATCGCAGGCCTTATTGCGGGTCTTATTATCGGTGCTGGCGGCGGTGCACTCATGATCCTTGCGTTCAATACCATCACGCAGAATAACGATAGCTCAAATGCAGGGACCTCTGTTCTTCTCGTTATGATTGCCGCGCTTCTGCTGGGCATTGCGGTCTTTATGCTGACCCCGTGGCTTCTTCTGCCCCTTGTCCGTGTCCTGGGCTCAGTCTTCCGCAACCAGACCGGAAAATTGGCGGTAGCAAATGCATTGCGTTCCCCGAAACGTACCGTTTCGACCGGGCGCGCGGTCTTGGTAGGCGCGCTTGTCGTCACCGCAGTACTGACCGGATATTCCATCATGACGTCCACCGTGGCGAACGCGATGGATAAGCTATACCCGATCTCTGCGGCAGCCACCTACGGTACCGGACCTACAGCAGGATCTGAGAGCGTCAATAAGGCGCGCTCTGTCGCTGATAAAGTTCGCGGTTTGGAAAACGTCGATAGTGTTGCTGTGGCTTCTGCAGCGGGTACCGTTGATTTCACGGTCCCTCCGAAAGACGGTGGTGAAGCACAGAATCGCACCGAGAATCTGGTAGCACTCAGCCACGACGATCTCACAAAGGTCATTCCGACTGAAGGGTCACATCAGCTTGAAGATGATACCGTGCTTGTCTCGGCTGCCCTTTATGATAATGCCCACTTCAATGACTCCACTCGCCTTAAAGCACGTGGTCCCTTGGGGACGGTAGAGTTAAAACCTATCAAGTCCACCAGCAGCAATATGTCGCTATATATTGTGAATCCCACGACCGGTACCAAGCTGCAGAACGCCTCAGATCCAACGCCTCTGCTAGATTCATCACAGGCTCCTGAAAACGCTCAGGTTCCTGCAGAAGCTACCCCAGATGCTGGGGAGCAGAGCTCTGCTGCATCATCGACAAGTGGTGCTACCGGTGCCCAGACTATGGTGCTCGTTCACGCCAAGTCACCGCTTTCCTCAAGTGCAAACTCGACTCTTCAGGAACAGCTCACCAAGGCTAATGACGGTAACGAATTCACCGGTGGTTTGCAGGGACGCCAGCAATTTGATCAGATTATGATGATCATGCTGATCTTCACCTTAGTTCTTCTTGCCCTGGCCGTAGTCATCTCGATTATCGGTGTAGCCAATACGATGACTTTGTCGGTGAACGAGCGTCGCCGCGAGAATGCGATGCTTCGCTCACTGGGTCTCTCCCGCAAACAGCTGCGTCGCATGATTTCAGCCGAGGCAATTCTGATTACCTTAGGAGCCGTGATCCTAGGCATCCTCGCGGGTGTTGGAATTGGTATTGCCGCCGCTAAAGTTGTGATTGCAGGTACCAGTTCTTCTACTGAAGTCGTCATTGATCTTCCTTACCTTGGATTGTTCTTTGTTCTGCTGGTAGGTCTGGTATCGGCGTTCGTTGCCTCGATATTACCAGCGGCCCGATCGGCCCGTCTCTCCCCTGTGGAGGGCATGCGAGGCTAG
- a CDS encoding sensor histidine kinase, with protein MQMFVLLIALAMSYRDSGITFFIACINTTALYFRYRHPYGSIWFVLVSTALTLFIPDVLPVHLYFPVGVAAYHIGRHWKKKLRVRMFIAGWVGAFAVGAQLFIMLLPRGEQFAAVISSIIITTLCGAIYSVLWFIGDSRRTRIIRQDELRERAMRLEFEQEQERRLAAQDERTRIAREMHDIVAHSLSSIITQADGARYAAAAIRTTTTQPAETTNLQEHDASIAEQTLETIAVTARDSLTQMRSLLGVLRTGEDTMYAPAPTIHEIPALVAQARRSGVNIDFAGITGTISGALPQGADLAAYRVIQEALTNIVKHARDAEIVTLSAVWKRDGLYLDVYNSAPAHHNSSDAPYSFVPGSGNGLLGMRERITMYDGTLHYGPDLQGGFSVKAWLPYRET; from the coding sequence ATGCAGATGTTTGTTCTGCTCATAGCTCTTGCAATGTCCTATAGGGATAGCGGCATTACTTTTTTCATTGCATGCATCAATACGACCGCCCTTTATTTTCGGTACCGGCATCCTTATGGGTCAATCTGGTTTGTTCTCGTCTCCACCGCTCTCACTCTATTTATTCCGGATGTTTTGCCCGTTCATCTGTATTTTCCGGTAGGCGTAGCGGCTTATCATATCGGCAGGCACTGGAAGAAGAAGCTGCGGGTTCGCATGTTTATTGCGGGCTGGGTTGGTGCCTTTGCGGTAGGGGCTCAGCTTTTTATCATGCTGCTTCCGCGGGGCGAACAATTTGCCGCTGTTATAAGCTCGATTATCATTACAACCTTATGCGGTGCGATTTATTCCGTGCTCTGGTTTATCGGTGATTCAAGGCGTACTCGCATTATTCGCCAGGATGAGCTTCGAGAGCGAGCGATGCGCCTCGAATTTGAGCAGGAACAGGAACGGCGTCTTGCGGCGCAGGACGAGCGCACCCGCATCGCCCGCGAAATGCACGATATTGTGGCGCATTCACTTTCCAGCATCATTACGCAGGCTGACGGCGCCAGGTATGCCGCAGCCGCGATACGGACCACGACGACTCAGCCCGCCGAAACGACTAACCTTCAAGAGCATGACGCCTCTATCGCGGAACAGACGCTTGAAACTATTGCAGTCACCGCACGCGATTCTCTCACGCAGATGCGTTCCCTTCTGGGGGTTCTTCGTACCGGTGAAGACACCATGTACGCTCCAGCGCCTACAATTCACGAAATTCCCGCTCTGGTTGCGCAGGCTCGCAGGTCAGGAGTTAATATCGACTTCGCTGGTATTACCGGTACCATAAGTGGCGCCCTCCCTCAGGGAGCTGATCTAGCGGCATATCGTGTAATCCAGGAAGCGCTCACCAATATCGTTAAACACGCCCGCGATGCTGAGATCGTTACCCTCTCGGCTGTGTGGAAACGAGATGGCCTGTATTTGGACGTGTACAACAGCGCTCCAGCGCATCACAATAGCTCGGATGCTCCATATTCCTTCGTGCCGGGCAGCGGTAACGGTCTCTTGGGTATGCGCGAGCGCATCACAATGTATGACGGAACCCTGCATTACGGCCCGGATCTGCAGGGTGGTTTTAGCGTGAAGGCCTGGCTGCCGTACCGCGAAACGTAA
- a CDS encoding ABC transporter ATP-binding protein produces MSTSTIPAYEPAVATRNLSKTYGTGEAIVHALNNVNIDFEYGKFTAIMGPSGSGKSTLMQTLATLDTPDRNPETIIRIGDTDLYGQKDNQLTEFRREHVGFIFQAFNLVPTLTAGQNIDLPLGLAGKKPDSVWRDYLVQTLGLQKRLDHRPEQLSGGQQQRVAIVRALLSRPDVVFADEPTGNLDSNSGAEVLRLLRDAATEHQQTILMVTHDAHAASYADRVVFLKDGMIAGEMLNPTHDAVLQAMGQLEGE; encoded by the coding sequence ATGAGCACATCAACAATTCCCGCATACGAACCTGCGGTAGCAACACGTAATCTGTCCAAGACCTACGGCACGGGCGAAGCCATCGTTCATGCCCTTAACAATGTGAACATCGACTTCGAGTACGGCAAGTTCACCGCCATCATGGGGCCTTCCGGCTCTGGTAAATCAACCCTGATGCAAACTCTCGCCACGCTCGATACTCCTGATCGTAATCCAGAGACGATTATTCGCATCGGCGATACCGACCTCTACGGCCAAAAAGATAATCAGCTTACCGAATTCCGCCGTGAGCATGTCGGGTTCATTTTCCAGGCCTTCAACCTAGTTCCAACCCTTACCGCCGGGCAGAATATCGATTTGCCGCTCGGCTTGGCCGGTAAAAAGCCCGATTCGGTGTGGCGCGACTACCTTGTTCAAACCCTAGGGCTGCAAAAACGTCTGGATCACCGTCCCGAACAGCTCTCCGGTGGTCAACAGCAACGCGTCGCTATTGTGCGTGCGTTGCTCTCCCGCCCGGACGTCGTCTTCGCCGACGAGCCCACCGGCAACCTCGATTCAAACTCCGGAGCTGAGGTTCTACGGCTTCTCCGGGATGCAGCAACCGAGCACCAGCAGACCATCCTCATGGTAACGCACGATGCACACGCAGCATCCTACGCAGACCGCGTGGTCTTCCTCAAAGACGGCATGATTGCTGGCGAAATGCTTAATCCCACCCACGACGCGGTGCTTCAGGCTATGGGCCAGTTGGAAGGTGAATAA
- a CDS encoding response regulator: MNEQITVMLVDDQQLVRGGLKMLINSQPDLQVVLEADDGAAAVDSYARMAEEGTAPQVVLMDVRMPIMDGLEAAKSILELNVPDSRVIMLTTFDVDEYVYAAVRAGASGFLLKDAPPEELLGAIRTIHRGDAVIAPSATRRLLEHMIPVLEVHSEQDSASVAPTPQEEPQLLHQELMQTLSPREHEVLRLIAQGLSNVEISRALVLSEATIKTHVSHVLSKLDARDRVQAVIMAYEAGIVS; encoded by the coding sequence ATGAACGAACAGATTACCGTGATGCTGGTTGATGACCAGCAGCTTGTACGCGGCGGTTTGAAGATGCTTATCAATTCGCAACCTGATCTGCAGGTTGTTCTCGAAGCTGATGACGGCGCAGCGGCGGTTGATAGCTATGCCCGTATGGCTGAAGAAGGTACCGCCCCTCAGGTGGTTCTTATGGATGTTCGTATGCCTATTATGGATGGGCTGGAGGCTGCAAAAAGTATTCTAGAGCTCAACGTTCCTGATTCCAGGGTTATTATGCTGACTACCTTCGACGTCGACGAATATGTCTATGCGGCGGTACGTGCCGGGGCAAGCGGTTTTTTGCTGAAAGATGCGCCTCCCGAAGAACTTCTGGGGGCGATTCGGACAATACACCGCGGTGATGCGGTGATCGCCCCTTCCGCTACACGCCGCCTGCTGGAACATATGATTCCGGTGTTGGAGGTTCATTCGGAACAGGATTCTGCCAGTGTTGCCCCCACTCCTCAGGAGGAGCCGCAGCTTCTGCATCAGGAACTCATGCAGACTCTTTCGCCGCGTGAGCATGAGGTACTTCGTCTGATTGCGCAGGGTCTTTCCAATGTGGAGATCAGCCGCGCGCTCGTGCTGTCAGAGGCCACGATTAAGACCCACGTCTCGCATGTTCTGTCAAAACTTGATGCCCGCGATAGGGTTCAGGCCGTGATTATGGCCTATGAGGCTGGGATCGTTTCGTAG
- a CDS encoding 3-isopropylmalate dehydrogenase — MTTERSINLAVIAGDGIGPEIITEAQRVLQRACELDSIRVDSTDYKLGAEHWLKTGETLPESTMESLKQHDAILFGAIGADPRSGKIPSGLIEREMLLKLRFSFDHYINLRPARLYPGAVSPLSNPGEIDFVVVREGTEGPYVGNGGTIRGGTDAEIATEVSINTAHGVRRLIRYAFELAQSRRKKLTLIHKTNVLVHAGRLYTRLFEEIGREFPEVQTDYLHVDAATIFMTTDPSRFDVIVTDNLFGDILTDQAGAVTGGIGYAASGNINAVGEFPSMFEPVHGSAPDIAGQNKANPTAAILAGAMLLRHLGYELTAVRIEDAVEADMRANGARTRGTDEVGNDVLGFLS; from the coding sequence ATGACTACTGAACGTTCCATCAACCTTGCCGTGATCGCTGGCGACGGCATCGGACCTGAAATTATTACCGAGGCGCAGCGTGTGCTTCAACGCGCCTGCGAGCTTGATTCTATTCGCGTAGATTCCACCGACTATAAACTTGGCGCCGAGCACTGGCTTAAAACCGGCGAAACCCTGCCCGAGAGTACGATGGAGTCTCTCAAACAGCACGATGCGATTCTTTTCGGCGCTATTGGCGCCGATCCGCGCAGCGGTAAGATTCCCTCAGGGCTGATCGAACGTGAAATGCTTTTGAAGCTGCGCTTCTCTTTCGACCATTACATTAACCTGCGTCCCGCACGGCTGTACCCGGGGGCAGTGTCGCCGCTGAGCAACCCTGGAGAGATCGACTTCGTGGTGGTGCGCGAAGGTACCGAAGGGCCCTACGTGGGTAATGGAGGAACTATTCGCGGCGGTACCGATGCCGAAATCGCAACCGAAGTATCCATCAATACAGCCCACGGTGTTCGTCGGCTGATCCGGTACGCCTTCGAACTGGCACAGTCCCGCCGTAAGAAGCTGACCCTCATCCACAAAACAAATGTACTCGTACACGCTGGTCGTTTGTACACCCGTCTTTTTGAAGAGATCGGGCGCGAATTCCCCGAAGTGCAAACCGATTACCTGCATGTTGATGCGGCAACAATTTTCATGACCACCGATCCCTCGCGTTTCGACGTGATCGTAACCGATAACCTGTTTGGCGACATCCTGACCGATCAGGCGGGTGCAGTGACCGGAGGTATTGGCTACGCAGCCTCAGGCAATATTAACGCGGTAGGGGAGTTCCCCTCAATGTTTGAGCCCGTGCATGGTTCAGCCCCCGACATCGCGGGGCAGAACAAAGCAAACCCGACCGCCGCAATCCTCGCGGGAGCAATGCTTCTGCGGCACCTAGGCTATGAGTTGACGGCGGTCCGTATTGAGGATGCGGTCGAGGCTGATATGCGTGCCAACGGCGCCCGCACCCGAGGCACCGACGAAGTTGGTAACGATGTCTTAGGGTTCCTAAGCTAG
- a CDS encoding ABC transporter ATP-binding protein, which produces MTTTLDTSVKPAVTAQNLSKTYGTGEATVHALNNVTVSFEQGKFTAIMGPSGSGKSTLMQTLATLDTPDVNPKTSIKIADTELYGRRDKELTEFRREHIGFIFQAFNLVPTLTAGQNIDLPLGLAGKKPDPIWRDYLVETLGLTKRLSHRPEQLSGGQQQRVAIVRALLSRPDVVFADEPTGNLDSNSGTEVLKLLRTAANEHQQTILMVTHDAHAASYADRVVFLKDGAIAGEMLKPTHDAVLNAMGQLEGE; this is translated from the coding sequence ATGACTACTACATTAGATACTTCTGTTAAACCAGCTGTTACCGCCCAAAACCTGAGCAAGACTTACGGCACAGGTGAGGCGACGGTACATGCCCTCAATAACGTAACAGTTTCTTTCGAACAGGGTAAATTTACCGCTATTATGGGGCCTTCCGGCTCCGGTAAATCTACCCTTATGCAGACTTTGGCAACCCTAGATACTCCGGATGTTAACCCCAAAACCAGCATCAAAATTGCCGATACCGAGCTATACGGTCGGCGGGATAAAGAGTTAACCGAGTTTCGTCGCGAACATATCGGCTTTATTTTCCAGGCCTTCAACCTGGTACCCACCCTCACCGCCGGGCAGAATATCGACTTACCGCTTGGCCTGGCAGGCAAAAAGCCTGATCCTATTTGGCGCGATTATCTTGTGGAGACTTTGGGTCTAACAAAACGGCTCAGCCACCGTCCCGAACAGCTCTCCGGTGGTCAGCAACAACGCGTCGCCATCGTACGCGCACTACTCTCCCGCCCGGACGTCGTCTTCGCCGACGAGCCCACCGGTAACCTCGATTCAAACTCTGGTACCGAAGTACTCAAGCTCCTGCGAACCGCGGCAAACGAACATCAGCAAACCATCCTCATGGTGACCCACGATGCACACGCAGCATCCTACGCAGACCGCGTGGTCTTCCTCAAAGACGGTGCCATAGCTGGCGAAATGCTCAAACCCACCCACGATGCTGTTCTAAACGCCATGGGACAGTTGGAAGGTGAATAA